The sequence TCCTCGAATGGGCCTATGCCAAATTTGAGGTTGACAAGCTGTCTCAGGTCCAGCACTTTCAGTGCCCTGCATGCACACCCTCCATGTTGGCAGTTGCAGTGGATGGGAACCGCAAATTATATCGTTTCAAAAGCCAACCAGGGTGTGTAACATTCATGTACAATTAAATTCTAGCCACAAGTTacttttatacagtaaatgtaacctgcatttatatatttctttcaaGACCTGATGGGTTTTTTGATGGAGTCTTTTTGGCCAGTGATCCTGAGGTGTCCTCATTTGTTGATTACATCCATGGAACAACTGGACATGTAAGCACAATTTTATATGAATGCTtgccttttcttttctaaatttaaacatcatttagtttatttaagTAATAGAGTGGCATTACTGCATCAAATGCCATTATACCATGATTTACaactttttgtcaaatgtaactgtaaatgtctgtttgtgCCCTTATCTGTTTAAGAATCCAGGGAAAGGGAGATGTGGTGCGGGTCAGTGGACAGCAGCACGAGAGTCCGCCAACAAGTCTGCAAGCAAACTAGACGAGGAAGGTGTTGAAGTTGCTGTCTGCCGTCATGGGGTTCTGCTGAAGGGACTGAATATGTTCCGTGGAGAAATATTTGCATACCCGTTATATCTCCAGAAACAGCTCGCTTCACATACTGTCCAGTTTTTTGCTCTGATGTGGTCTGCAAATATTGGCCATATCTGCAGAGAGTTGTGGACCACTGTCCAGAGTTGGAGGACTTGCTGAACATGCGCCCATTTCTCTCCATCATGCATGCAAAAGCGCATTCATGGATGTGTGaggtaaaaatgacaattagATTAATTTCTTTCCATTTGTACAACATATTATGATTGTCTGCCCTCTGCCCctagtttttgttttccaactGATAACATTCATGTAAATATGTTACAGTTAAAATGGGGTGGACGCAATCAAGGAGGAGCTGGAACAACAATCGGGGAGGAGGTTGAACAGGTTAACAGCTTCCTCTCCAGAGCAGCCATATGTTCCAAGTACATGTCAAAAGCCGGTAAGCATTTTCCATGTATAGTTGTGTCCAAATTGAGAATACAAGctaacatatttttttgtttgttttgagtgTAGcgctatttttttattacaatctTTGGTCTTCAATTGGTTCTCTCAGAATGAATCCTTCTCCACATAGACCAAATCAGAAGGTGTAGCACCTCTTTACAATAGAGTGCTTCCTCGTGATCAGGTGGAGTCCAATCTCTGCAGGTGTCTAACTCCCTAGAAGACAAACAGTACCAGATGttataaatgttaatatttCCCATATTTCCACTTCTGAGAAGTGGTTTGAACACTGATGCTTTTTTTAGGGTTCTGTGCATAGTGCATGCTCCCTTTTGAAAACAACTGTCTCGTCAGCACTTTTACACTGATCAGGATACTCTTTATGATAATTTAACTTCTGACACATTAAGTGTATGATTCTTTCCAGTTTTATGTGACAATATTAGAGAACGATCAATGTAGTATCTGATCTTTGTTCCTCAGTGTGAACCTAAATTACTGCACAAACATTGTGTGTCAAGTCCGCACAGACATGCTGACTATCCAGGCAAGTGGCTGGAACAAGCGAAAGGCAGAAAACCTTGACCGGACACTGGCCAAAAGATACATCAAGGTACTGACTAggcaaatatatttataataattgttgtttttaaattgtgtctCAGCATTTGTTAACACAGATATTTCATTTGGACAGACTGTACAAAGGATCACAGAGGCATCAAAGGACCTGGAGAAACTCACCACTGAGTTATCTCTACAGCAAGACACAGTTCAGCAGTGGGTGGCTGATGTTCAGCAGTGGTCCTCAGGTACAAAAAATGTCATGGCATATTTAAAGAATCATTTGGCTCTGCTCTTATACAGGGGATCTGAAAAGAGTCTGATTGTAAACTGAGATGggcattaattaatttgtttgttgtcGTTAAAAGGAGCAACAATCCAAAATGACCTGCAGAAGACCATCGAGGGATTATATCTGGGCATCAAACAGCGAAAGTTTCAGCTGTATCGTCAGTCCGGTGAGAGCAGAAAAGGCCACTAGGAATGTAgatatgtgaaaaaatgaaatcactACTGATTTATACATAGTAAATATAGCAAGAttataagaaaaaaagtttaaaaaaaacatcattagaAGATGAAGTACCTTTCCTACAAGCCAGGGCAGcatactatttttttaattgttgtttcACAATTTTTCAAATGATATCGAAACTTGTGATGCAAAAATGATCACACAGCTTCTGTCACAATAATcgtaacacatactgtacatgcatattGTGAAGCCTTATTTTGTATGGTGCTTTTGTGTAGTAATCGTGTGAGTGCACactcattttgtgttttctcattGTAGGTGGGAATAAGCAAAGGCATCAACTGAGAAGAAAGATTGTTGTTGAGAAGAAAGCCTTGGAAGTTGCCATCAATGACCACAATGCTACTGTGGGGGAAGATGAAAAACTGCCTCCTCCCAATGAACTCCTGGCTATGGACAACTACTCCTGGCCATGGGAATGTAAGTACTTCCTCTGAAATGCACTGACAAATTGTTTGTTGCACACATCTTAATGTACATATGGAATCTGGGATTCTAGCTCATCCTGTCAGGGTTTAGTTCTCTATAGTACTAGAACAACGTGCAAAATATCTTCTGTCCCGATATGTTTTACAGGTCATGGTGATATggagcagaaaaaaaatgtttttgacaaggcAATGCTGCTGGCTAgactgaaagaagaagaagttattgTGGTTCGTGAAGTCAAGCAGCACATGGAGTACATGAGGAATGTTGCTGGACTGATTGAAGAGTTCACTGAAGACATCAATGGGAAATGTAAGGACAATAGTTAGTCATTTTCTTCAATGTGCTTCTCTGGTAACCACTTggctcattttttttaattttaatgttataTTCTCAGGCAGTACAGCCGGATTAATGGAGAAAGGACGTGAGGGACTACTCTGTGTGCTGAAGAGAAGATTGTGTGAAGTTGAAGCACAACTGGCCACAGCACGCACAACATACAAAAGTATTCTTGGACTGCAAACATTGTCCTTAGATGACTTCTCGGAAGAGGAAGACTCAGAGAATTCTTCCTCAAGTGATGAGGAACTGGGAGAGTAGTTATTAGAGGGAGATGTGTATGGCTCTAAGAATATGTGTTGAACCCAAACAGTGGTGTAAAACTTGTATGTGAATCCTGAGGCCATTACTGCTGTTGGAAGATTTCTTTGTGTTTAGAGCATGTACTGCAAATTCCTCTGAAATGTAAACCCCCTTATGTTAGTTAGTCCCCAGCCTCTGCCCCTAAAGCAACAGAGTGCTATTATTATGTTCCACATGTTAGTATAGgaattctctctccctcttctttaCCTTTTCTACCTGAAGACATATAGTCTTTATTTTGAACAGGGCATAGTCACTTTGCTCTAGAAAACCAACTTTGTTAATTTCACCCAGTAAAGTGAACTCTTGTTTCAACTATAGTCAATGTCTCTGTTGTTTGATTCATTAATAGTTTTCAGtagtcagtttcctgttttatcccATTGTGTAGTTGTTCCTTTCAGGTAAGTCTGTAGTAAGCATTAGGCCTATATTCCAAGGCTGGAGTCATCAACTACACTTTTTCAAGGGCCAGAATATTTCTCGGCAGACACTATCGGACGctcttgtaaaataaaatgaatattgTATCCCAAGTAATATTTCATAAATCAATTTGCCtttgaaatatgtatttttagcCGTCAGTGTTGACAGACTCATATTATCTGTAAAATAGCAAGCCACTATGCTTCATATTCATAAGGCTGTAAACTGCTAACATGGGGAAGGTGATTGTCGCTGGACGAGGCGGCCAATCACAGCGAACTGATTGACATCCAAACCGCTAGTGACATGAAGGCTGCTCTCCGTGGTGCTGCAAGCTTGAGCACCTATTGGGTGGCTTGTCACCATAAGTAGAACACACTGAAGACATTGGTAATGCATGTGCTCATCATGTTTGAATCAACACACACCTATGAAGTTGtgactaaaggaactaggactGCAGGCGCATAAGGCAGGCATAACAGCTGTCAAGCCCGatgttaaaaaggtttttgcaaatgttttgttttgtgtctaaaTCATATGACTTGCGAGCTTCCTgttgggaaaacaaaaacagcagccaTGAAGTGGAACATTTAACGTctcttgttttaaagaaatttgTGTTTTAGAATGCAGAACTAGGCCTACAGTAGATTGATGTAAAATACGtcaattttaaaaatcacaccttgaattatgaaaaataaattaccatTACTATGGAGATGAGGACAGTCTGCTTTGCGTCATGTGAGGAGAGCATGTGGTGCGCTGGTCTCCTGTTTTAGTTAAAatatcaacaaacaaaaagtgttgtttttcttaGCATAGAtcatataggcctacatgcaGTATAATTATTTATTAGGTGCTGATGTCAAATATAAAGTGTTCTTTTCAGTGggggagtttttttgttttaacaccATAGCTCCCAACCACACCTTGGTGACTAATTATAACCCATGTCAACATCTTTCTATAACAGCTGGTTTCATGTCTGTAACCCTTTTTGTCTCATAATTATAAACCTTCAAATATGCCCTGAGGTCAAGGTTCAAAGGTCAATATCTCAAAGCAGGAATAATATGGAACCGTCAGATCGATATATGTTACTCTCCAGGTCAAGACCTTTCCAGTGATGTATGTTCATGATGGTTTAGCTCTATGacaaagttttaattttaaattacaagggggtggaaaaaatgtcaatggcGGTGAATAATTTATTGGAATGTGTCACAATAGAAATAAgtatggaaaagaagaaaaatatcatTGTAAGTTGCATATACAGGTCACCAGGTTcgaatattgacacttttaaggaCTGGATGGAAGagacatttacaaaaactaGTCAAAAAGTTATGTTCATCTGTGGGGACTTCAATATTGACTTGTTAAATCCAAATAACCATAAAATGACAGAGGAATTTATCAACACTGTGTTTAGTCTAGGCCTCAATCCCAAAATTACCAGACCCAGCCGAATTACTTCTCACTGTGCAACACTAATAGacaatatattacaaacagCATACATAACAATACAGTGAGTGGATTACTAATAAACGATATCAGTGACCACCTACCAATATTTACAGTTTATGACAGCAACTACACCAGGACCAGGAAGGACAACcctatttacacaatgaccAGACACAGAAACCAAGAAAACatcaagacatttaaagagGACTTAATGAGCAAGACTGGGTAAAGTGTACGTAGATAATGTGAATGAGCTTATGATTTTCTTGGCTCTTGTAACATcactttatgaaaaaaaactgtcctctagtaaagaaaaaaggtaaaacagAAATCTGAAGCTAAACGTGGCTAACTAACGGAATATTAAAtgcatgtaaaaagaaaaatttaatATTAGAGAGTTTTTAAAGAAGAGGACAAAAGATGCCAAAATAAATACAaggtatacaaaaaaaactgaccaGAATCTATGAGAAGCAATAAAAGCAATATTATGGTAAATTACTAGAGGACAACAGAGTAATATAAGAAACACCTGGAAGGTACTGAATGAAATTATCAAGAATAATAAAGGCACAAAAGTAGACACTAACTATTCCTGACAAAAAAACTATAGAGGTTAAGGATATGAACTTAGCTTCAAATGAATTTATGATGATTTGTTGGAGTAGGTCCAGGTTTAGCTGAAGAGTTTGCAAAGACTGACATATGATGATGTGTAAGCAAGAATGTAAAAAGAATGAATCTGTGTTTATTAAGGGAactgatgaaaaagaaattattgAGATCGTTAACACATTTAGAGTAAAAAAGTCAACCGACTGGAATGGTATTGACATGTTCATGGTCAAAAGTATTATTGGCTGTGTTGCCAAACCTCTAACGCATGTATGTAATCAATCTCTAAAAACTGGAGTCTTTccagataaaataaaatggccAGGTGATACCAATATACAGGCTGgtgaaaaaatacaatatcaaaCTATAGACCTGTTTCACTGCTCTCCCAATTCtcaaaaatattagaaaaaatattttctacaaGGATTGATAGCTTCATTACTAAACATAATATTCTCTGTGATCAGCAATATGGTTCAGGGCTAATAGGACAACTTCACATGCAATTATACAATTTGTAGAAGAAATAACAACAGcaatagaacaaaacaaatatgcagTGGGGATATTCTTGGATCTTAAGAAGGCATTTGATACAGTAGACCACAATTTACTGATCATGAAATTACGCAATATGGAAATAGGGGGACTGCACTTTCATGTTAAAATAGCTACTTACAGAACAGAACACAATATGTTGCATTGCAAAACCATAAATCAAAGATAAAGAAAATCACCTTGGGGTCCCCAGGGGTCAGTGTTGGGGCAATTGTTGTTTAACttgtataaataatatatggGAGGTGTCCAAAACACTGACAACCAtttatttgctgatgatactaATTTAATCTGTTCTGGGGAAAATTTGGAACAAACTCTGGATTCAGcagaaatgaattaaaaaagatgaagagctgGTTTTATGCTAATAAACTAACACTaaacttaagtaaaactaaTTATAATTTTTGGTAATCGTAACACACCTTACACAAAAAACTTATGATAGATgatattgaaattgaaagagtAAAGAACTTAAATTTCTGGGCGTCATAATCGACGAAGATATACGCTATATTAATGGTAAAATATCTAAATCAAtgctatactgtataaaaccaaTTATTTATAAACCAGCGATCatatatatgctgtatttcCTTCATACTTCCATACATTACTATTTGTTTGGAGATGGGGAACACTTACAAACAACACTGAACCCTATATTCATTCTTCAAAAGAGAGCCttaagaattgtaaataaaaccacttatagagcaccaactaatccactgtttattaaattaaaagcaatAAAATTCAGAGTATTGTTGACTTTAAACTGCACAAATtatgtacaaataaataatcatcagctgtCAAACAGTGTCCAAGGGTTGTTCCAATAAGAGAGAGCAAAACATCATTTAGAGgaatatttgtatataaaacaaaacctatAAGAACGAATGCTAATATCACTGCATCTCAActaaaggagttactttatggaacagctgcagtgaagagatgaaatcatctataacaatgagtaatttcaagagattatttaaatgaatatattaaagggatacgaaAAGGACTTGAAGTGATGGTATTGTAGTAGACTGTATGGTTTCTGCATTTATGCGGTATtgtctatatattaatatattaaatatatataataaaaaagagggTTTATAGTGTTTgagtatgtatgcatctgtgtctaggatgtgtaaataataagtggaaataactgaagaataagatttactaaaggataaaagtagagaaagggggtcggacttgataagtttgtatcaacttcttcctactccttttgaacTGGAAAATTTTTGTtgcgtttgaatgactttcaatattggaagactgtgctaaaaagtacatgaccttatttatgtcatttaattatatatgtatgcaggaatgcatgtatataatcttttattttatgttgttgttttgtttatttcaaataaaactattaaaccaaaactaaagAAACATCGATCACATGATTCAAATTTTCAGTTAAGGTGTAAGCAAAGCGGCAACCAGAAACTCTCCTTATTTACATGCAAATGTCCTACTAAAGGCTGATTGTATTGTAAGAGATAGGCACTATTCCTGAAAGTTGCCTTGTTGGGCAAGTCATTTATAAGGCGATAACCATTACCTGACTCATCAGAAATCATATTTGatgttgacaaaaatgtgtaaaagatGTCCCCTGATACAAGAGTGTTGTCTACATCTTGACAACTCCATGTCATAATGCTTTTTTCTTCATGCTTAACCATGCTGCCAAGGAATTTGGAACACATTGCCTCCCTGCATTGTCACCAAATTGATCATCCCTTGATGAAAGGATCCTTGAACATAAGAAACAGACCTGTGTTGGTTCTCAATACTATAAACGTGTATGTGTTGATGCATTAGCTAAGGGACTTCTGTCTTCAACTTCTATCTCACACTAACAGTAACCATTGCTGCATGCAGTGCCTTTGACAAGTGGGAAATGTGCATCATCATTTCAAGAAACTAGTGTGAACAAGTGCTATACTTTCCCATAATCTGAAGGCATTCCAGAGGTATTGCAAGCATtgaaatccaaaacaaaacataaattgtTGTGTTGTACAATTGTACAATAGTACCCATTCAAATCAACAAACAGTGGTTCTCTTCCAGCAGTGCTGCATGCAATGAGTAATACAAGTCAGAGTAAACACAACAACCTGTCATTTCTGTACCCACAGACAAGCTGAAACACGCATTGAAAACATTATACTGTCCTTCAAAACCTCTTTCTGGTTTGTCAAAGGCCAAATTTGTCCTGCTCGTGTATTGAATCCAACAGAAGTATTCCAAGTGCAAAAAATTGGTAACTTCATGCCTTATCAgagctgcagcagcacacaTTGTCTCAGTAGTACTCTTTTCAAGCACTCTGAAATGCTTGCTCCCAACAACTATTGGCTTCAACAGCATTATCAGCACATGTACATGAACCACTGCATGCTCCATACCTTTGCTGTCTTCATGCTGTGCcattttgcatcttttgttgcTTGGCatctaaaaacagacaaacaaagcaagAGGTTTATTGAAATAATGTAAACTTGATACTTTACAAAACATACCATGTACATGTTAGCAGACTTTAAATGCTGAAAACCTAATATAATTGAATAGAAAACAACCTGATGAacctcctctgtcctctgtgacacTGGGGTTCTTTCTTGAAGCTTTACGGCATGGTCCTGTagtcataataaaaaaatgtttagagaTTAAAAGGTGACAAATGTTTATGTAGCAAACACTTAACACTGCCTGACAACATCTATGTCTCTTTATAAAACCTCCTGGTGTCCTTCAATGATGGATTAGAAGAATGGGGTTGACCTCTTCCACCGCAACTCTGGCAGGTGATGGGCTGACCAATCCACCAATGTGTGTTGCCTCCTCCTACAATAATATGAAACAAACTTTTAACTAATACattcaaatatgttttgtgtctaaactaagtgaaagaaaacatttgtgaaattcaaaaacaaagacaaacctGCTGGTAGTAGAGTGTTTCCTGCATCATTTGGTCTCTCGCGAAGTTTTGTGGTTGTCTTTtgagggaagaaaaagaaacatgaaaACTTGCTCTTTACTAAACACATAATTTATGAAAATATTGTACTCATTTCACTTcaagtaaaagacaaaaacacagtaaaccTGTACCTTCTGGCCCTTTGGAATGGCTTTGATCAGTGCAGGAGGAAGGTGAATCCTGCCGTCCCCAACACATCCAAAAGTTCCTGGTTAAACACACAGGATTTGACAAAACGGAGCATTCTTTCAGACCATAGTCCCtctgaaaataaacataaattagTGATTGACAAAAGTTATTGGTTATTAAGGATCAAGGTTAGGTAAAGTTGTTTGAATTACCTTTATGTTAGCTGCAACATAGGAATCTTCAATGTCTGCTTGTTGAGTTATCTGCAATTACAGATACATTTCAAAATCTTAACTATGCGAAAGTGAAATACTTTATTCTTAAGCAACAAAATTCAGCAAACAATACCATACCTTCCTGCCTTGTCCAACAACGTCCAGCCGCACATTCACACtcgcgcagcatcgggggctactcggggttcagtgtctgcaGGGGCaaggattgaaccaccaatcttccaattggcaggcaatcgctctaccactgagccacagctgccgtAAGTGTGTCATATACACCTGAAAGCAGACACACGGATACCATGTAATTGATTAGGGcaaagtaaaaacaacacactgactTAACTTAGATACTGAACTATATGgccactgaaaacatatttctgataATAATCTTCCTTTAGGAACTCCCTATTAAACCAGAAGGGTATATTGACTAGAAATGTAGGGACCAACAGGTAATTTGAGTGCGCCAACATGATTTTCTTTGAATAATCATTTTATTAGTGagcaattcatttacattagtgtgtaattaataatttagataacatataattacaaaatggctggaataacataatacaatacatttatgttttctttgaaaatactaTAATTAATTGCAAATATAGTAATTAGCTGACACCAGTGGACAGCTTGATTCACTCTAAATAAGTGgtatacattttaaagattaaatgttttcaggttttattttagtcttttaaagttattacacGCTGTCAccgctagcggttagccgaattagctctTAGCTATAACAACCATTAGCTCCCTTTACTCAGTGGTGCGCAGTGGTTTATGGGAGGAGTAGTTCGTTCGATAACGAAATATGTACAGTCAGTCTTTACCTTATAACTTTGTCTTCCTAGTTGTATAAAAGCCCCTTACTGTAAAAacataagtttggagacactaccttattttatcattaaatgAATAGATATTTTGGTGTCGGTGTGTAGTCTAaatcagggctgccaactctcacgcattggccgtgagacacacgcatttgactggtttcacacgctcacacgcctcctccgatttctcacgctgaagtgtcaacccggtggtcaaatttctgaaagatgagtttatctatagatctacctgttgagcactcgtgatcgactagttgtgctttcagagactgtgagggggttcaagagcgctcctgTCTGCgtaagtttcgaattgtcgcaaactgaaaaaattttttttcacgagccatcccaggtgcaattcccggcttcaggtatgagcttgagtatcacagacccgtccgtcgcttcgtgtccactctctgtaacaatagaggtgagcagcgcggctggggactcgctctgctgtgggcagtgacgcgttgcatctgtgtagtcctccgatatgcgcagcgtacagcctcctctaaaactttgtcagagaccagagacccaaatgggcctctgtgtctgtcagacggtcgattgaatgagatccaccatagcagcggagcaatgacatgccacaactctccaaatctcggacaacagagatgggaggagttatattttgaatgtgcataaagttgtaaacatgagcagaaatctgatgaaaacacatctgagctatactatactatactatatttactatactatacgatactgcaacgttgggccatattgtgcttctctaacctctgtgcatctctaaattaactgtaaataattaatttaatgttttataaaatgaacaaatagtctttatttccccaaaaagtaaatccagtagtggggcacagaggatgagggccaaacatacTGAACCTCGGCACAAAGGTTAaggg is a genomic window of Etheostoma spectabile isolate EspeVRDwgs_2016 unplaced genomic scaffold, UIUC_Espe_1.0 scaffold00018943, whole genome shotgun sequence containing:
- the LOC116683353 gene encoding uncharacterized protein LOC116683353, with product MLTIQASGWNKRKAENLDRTLAKRYIKTVQRITEASKDLEKLTTELSLQQDTVQQWVADVQQWSSGATIQNDLQKTIEGLYLGIKQRKFQLYRQSGGNKQRHQLRRKIVVEKKALEVAINDHNATVGEDEKLPPPNELLAMDNYSWPWECSTAGLMEKGREGLLCVLKRRLCEVEAQLATARTTYKSILGLQTLSLDDFSEEEDSENSSSSDEELGE